The following proteins come from a genomic window of Leptolyngbya iicbica LK:
- a CDS encoding AAA family ATPase, whose translation MLSVEGYQDLDLIHSGFNSQVYRADRASDQQPVVLKILRKSYPTPEEVARFRLEYDLTKCLTTPGIIQAYGLEPYNNTLMLVLEDYGGQSLKVLMESVPLTVPAVLEIALQVAQALAVIHQHGIIHKDINPANILLNQATGKVKIIDFGIATQLSQENTRPGNLDSLEGTPAYLSPEQTGRMNRSLDYRSDFYSLGATLYELLTGQPPFVSEDLAELVHSHIARQPIAPAQIEPTIPDMVSQIVMRLLAKNAEARYQSAHGLAHDLQRCLQAWQAAGHIEPFELGQADRSDRFQIPQKLYGREAEVAALLAAFDRVSQADTPAELVLVSGYSGIGKSALVQEIHKPITAKRGYYISGKYDQFQRNLPYSALIQAFTTLVRQLLTASRDEIDRWRDRLNAALAPNAAVLIEVIPELELILGPQPEAPTLSADAAQNRLNLVFEQFIRVFSQPQHPLVLFLDDLQWADSASLQLIQVLMRADAQQSLLLVGAYRDNEVDATHPLRATLADLQQAQVTIHDFHLTALQFGQIQALLQDTFVGVSAEDCQALATLLQAKTNGNPFFMGEFLKSLYSDGLVYFEPSKGWQWSLDQIEAAQITDNVVELMADKLQKLPEATQQALQVGAGIGNVFTLHLVAAVRQAAPQQTAAALWEAAQQGLIIPEDDNYKLWQAIAAHDDDPFTMTAGVSYRFLHDRVQQAAYSLIDPAQINALHLQIGRTWQQQLTAEQQQERLFDLVNQLNFGVELLTADDERQALAELNLAAGQKAIAAAAYVPAYAYLSAGLRCLSAQSWQLQYDLTLQLHQAATEAAFLSGDFEAMDRLVTTVVSQAHDVLDCVAVYTVQIQALMARHELAAAAQLGLRVLQQLGVKLPAAPNQMQILLGLARTKLALWGKPTPNLAQQPDMSDPYAIAATRILASIASATYLAVPNLFPLTVFKQVELSARYGNLPLSAFSYAMYGLILCGVVGDLKGGYGFGELAMALLNRFQAQALPPRTLFVVNSFVRHWRDPLPETLPELQRGFQAGYETGDTEYAGFCAQLSTMHGLFAGEPLPELAERAQTFAEAILKFKKLPIYELIQQSRQTIANLQGTSEQPTALVGEFYDVQEKLPQHLDANYRTAIFYAYSYQLMLHYSFGDYEGAIAAADAGQQYLEAVVALYITGWFTFYSALTQLALVATAAPQHRRQLIRAAKKNRRKLATWAASAPTNYAHKLALVDAELQRVQGRYQQAEIAYDRAIHLALDHQFISEAALANERAALYYLDQQRPKIATPYLQEAHYLYGQWGATAKVNALVDEFPQLTSLNTDPTSRSVYSTLGNTVSVHTTGGKSNDNLDWMTAMRASQALSEEIQLDKLLKTLMRLLIENAGAQRGLLLLETDGDFRIEAQGSVDQAEDEQADVEVTESIAIADIADADVLSVGIVNYVARTQNSVVLNDATQIGDFVQDAYVQAHQPQSILCAPLLNQGKLAGIVYLENNLTTGAFTPKRLELLNLISTQAAISIENARLYTDLATLNKAYERFVPGQFLQLLGKDSITKVELGDSVRQEMSILFSDIRDFTALSEKLSPEDNFALINSFLSRMDRVIAEHNGFIDKYIGDAIMALFSGSADEAVQGGIAMLEQLRAYNEHRSHNGYQPLRIGIGINTGSLMLGTVGGQNRMDSTVISDAVNLASRIEGLTKVYDVPLLIGEGTFFNLTDHDRYHLRIVDKAKVKGKSIAVTVYEVFDADEPVIKAGKIQTRSQFEQGLLLYYNQKFGEAYQRFQECLTYNPGDSVARIYVERCQSQL comes from the coding sequence ATGCTCAGCGTCGAAGGTTATCAAGATTTAGACTTGATTCACAGCGGTTTCAACTCTCAGGTCTATCGCGCCGACCGGGCCTCTGACCAGCAGCCGGTCGTGCTCAAAATTTTGCGTAAGTCCTATCCGACGCCTGAAGAAGTGGCGCGCTTTCGGCTGGAATATGACCTGACGAAATGCTTGACAACGCCCGGCATCATTCAAGCCTATGGCCTAGAGCCCTACAACAATACGTTGATGCTGGTGCTGGAAGACTATGGCGGGCAGTCTCTCAAAGTCCTGATGGAGAGCGTGCCCCTGACCGTGCCCGCAGTGCTGGAAATTGCGTTGCAGGTGGCCCAGGCGCTAGCGGTGATTCATCAGCATGGCATCATTCACAAAGACATTAATCCCGCCAATATTCTGCTGAATCAGGCCACGGGCAAAGTCAAAATTATCGACTTTGGCATCGCCACCCAGCTCTCGCAGGAAAACACGCGCCCCGGCAATCTGGACAGCCTGGAGGGCACCCCGGCCTATCTCTCGCCGGAGCAGACGGGACGCATGAACCGCTCGTTGGACTACCGCAGCGACTTTTATTCCCTCGGGGCGACGCTGTATGAGTTGCTAACGGGGCAGCCCCCCTTTGTGAGCGAAGACTTGGCGGAATTGGTGCATAGCCACATCGCCCGCCAGCCGATCGCTCCCGCCCAGATCGAGCCCACAATTCCCGACATGGTGTCGCAAATCGTCATGCGACTGCTCGCCAAAAACGCCGAAGCGCGGTATCAAAGTGCCCACGGGTTGGCCCATGATTTGCAGCGCTGTTTACAAGCCTGGCAAGCAGCCGGACACATTGAACCGTTTGAACTGGGCCAGGCCGATCGCAGCGATCGCTTCCAAATTCCCCAAAAGCTGTACGGTCGCGAGGCCGAGGTCGCCGCCTTACTCGCCGCCTTTGACCGCGTGAGCCAAGCCGATACTCCGGCGGAACTGGTGCTCGTGTCGGGCTATTCGGGCATCGGCAAATCGGCCCTGGTACAAGAAATCCATAAGCCGATCACGGCGAAGCGGGGCTATTACATCAGCGGCAAATACGACCAGTTTCAACGCAACCTGCCCTATAGCGCGTTGATTCAAGCGTTCACCACGCTGGTGCGGCAGTTGCTCACCGCCAGTCGGGACGAGATTGATCGGTGGCGCGATCGCCTCAACGCTGCCCTCGCCCCCAATGCCGCTGTGCTGATTGAAGTGATCCCCGAGTTGGAGCTGATTTTGGGGCCGCAACCCGAGGCTCCCACCCTCAGTGCTGACGCCGCCCAAAATCGGCTGAACCTGGTGTTCGAGCAATTTATTCGCGTCTTCAGTCAGCCCCAGCATCCCCTAGTGCTGTTTTTAGACGACTTGCAATGGGCCGACAGTGCCTCACTCCAGCTCATTCAGGTGCTGATGCGGGCCGATGCCCAACAGTCCCTGCTCCTGGTAGGGGCCTATCGCGACAACGAGGTGGATGCGACCCATCCCCTGCGGGCCACCCTGGCGGACTTGCAGCAAGCCCAGGTCACGATTCACGATTTTCACCTGACAGCCCTGCAGTTTGGGCAGATTCAGGCACTCTTGCAAGACACGTTTGTGGGCGTCAGTGCCGAGGACTGTCAGGCCCTCGCGACCCTGTTGCAAGCCAAAACCAACGGCAACCCGTTCTTTATGGGGGAGTTTTTGAAGTCGCTTTACAGCGATGGGCTGGTCTATTTCGAGCCCTCCAAAGGCTGGCAGTGGAGCCTCGACCAGATTGAAGCGGCGCAAATCACCGATAACGTGGTCGAGCTGATGGCCGACAAATTGCAAAAGCTGCCAGAGGCGACGCAACAAGCCCTGCAAGTGGGCGCGGGCATCGGTAATGTGTTTACGCTGCATTTAGTCGCCGCAGTGCGGCAAGCCGCCCCCCAGCAAACGGCGGCGGCCCTGTGGGAAGCGGCTCAGCAGGGGTTGATCATCCCTGAAGACGACAACTACAAACTGTGGCAGGCGATCGCGGCCCATGACGATGACCCATTCACCATGACCGCTGGGGTCAGCTACCGCTTTTTGCACGATCGCGTGCAGCAGGCCGCCTACTCGCTGATTGATCCCGCCCAAATTAATGCCCTGCACTTGCAAATTGGGCGCACCTGGCAGCAACAACTCACCGCCGAGCAGCAGCAAGAACGCCTGTTTGACCTGGTGAATCAGCTCAACTTTGGGGTCGAGTTGCTCACTGCGGATGATGAGCGGCAAGCCCTGGCGGAACTGAACTTGGCAGCAGGGCAAAAGGCGATCGCGGCCGCCGCCTATGTGCCCGCCTATGCCTATCTGAGCGCCGGACTGCGCTGCCTGTCGGCGCAAAGTTGGCAACTGCAATACGACCTGACCCTGCAACTGCACCAAGCCGCCACCGAAGCTGCCTTTCTAAGTGGCGACTTTGAAGCGATGGATCGGCTGGTGACGACCGTCGTCAGCCAGGCCCACGACGTGTTGGATTGCGTCGCGGTGTATACCGTGCAGATTCAGGCGTTGATGGCCCGCCACGAACTCGCCGCCGCCGCTCAGCTAGGACTGCGGGTGTTGCAACAACTGGGGGTGAAACTGCCCGCCGCGCCGAATCAAATGCAGATTTTGCTGGGACTAGCGCGGACGAAGCTGGCTCTATGGGGCAAACCGACCCCGAACCTGGCACAACAGCCGGATATGAGCGATCCCTACGCGATCGCGGCCACCCGGATTTTGGCCAGCATTGCCTCAGCCACCTATTTGGCGGTGCCGAACCTGTTTCCCCTGACGGTGTTCAAACAAGTAGAGCTATCGGCTCGGTATGGCAATTTGCCGCTGTCGGCGTTTTCCTACGCCATGTATGGCCTGATTTTGTGTGGAGTGGTGGGCGATCTCAAGGGCGGCTACGGCTTTGGGGAACTCGCCATGGCCCTGCTCAACCGCTTTCAGGCTCAGGCGTTGCCCCCCCGCACCCTCTTCGTGGTGAATTCTTTTGTGCGGCACTGGCGGGATCCCCTGCCGGAGACCCTGCCAGAACTACAGCGGGGCTTCCAAGCCGGGTACGAAACCGGCGATACGGAATATGCGGGCTTTTGTGCTCAGCTCTCGACCATGCACGGCTTATTTGCAGGGGAACCCCTGCCTGAGTTGGCCGAGCGAGCGCAAACTTTTGCTGAGGCGATTCTCAAGTTTAAAAAGCTGCCCATCTATGAATTGATTCAGCAGTCGCGACAGACGATCGCCAATTTGCAGGGGACGAGTGAGCAGCCGACCGCATTAGTGGGCGAATTTTATGACGTGCAGGAGAAGCTGCCGCAACATCTAGACGCCAACTACCGCACCGCCATTTTTTACGCCTACTCTTATCAGCTTATGCTGCACTACAGCTTTGGAGACTATGAGGGGGCGATCGCGGCCGCTGATGCTGGTCAGCAATATCTCGAAGCGGTGGTGGCGCTGTATATTACCGGCTGGTTTACGTTTTACAGCGCCCTGACGCAGCTGGCCTTGGTGGCGACCGCTGCGCCCCAGCATCGCCGTCAGCTCATCCGGGCGGCGAAAAAAAATCGCCGTAAATTAGCGACATGGGCCGCTTCTGCGCCGACCAATTACGCCCACAAACTCGCCCTGGTAGACGCCGAACTTCAGCGGGTGCAAGGGCGCTATCAACAGGCGGAAATCGCCTACGATCGCGCCATTCACCTGGCGTTAGACCATCAGTTCATCTCCGAAGCCGCCCTCGCCAACGAACGCGCCGCGCTGTACTACCTCGACCAGCAGCGCCCCAAAATTGCCACGCCCTATCTACAAGAGGCGCACTATCTCTATGGCCAGTGGGGGGCCACCGCCAAGGTCAACGCCCTCGTCGACGAGTTTCCGCAGTTGACGTCGCTGAACACCGACCCTACCAGTCGTAGTGTCTATTCCACTCTGGGGAATACGGTGTCGGTGCATACCACCGGGGGCAAAAGTAACGACAATCTGGATTGGATGACCGCCATGCGCGCCTCCCAAGCCCTGTCGGAGGAAATTCAGCTCGACAAACTGCTGAAAACACTGATGCGGCTGTTGATTGAAAATGCCGGGGCGCAGCGGGGGCTGCTGCTGCTGGAAACCGATGGCGACTTTCGCATTGAGGCTCAGGGCAGTGTCGATCAGGCCGAGGATGAGCAAGCCGATGTGGAAGTCACGGAGTCGATCGCGATCGCCGACATCGCCGATGCTGACGTGCTCTCTGTCGGCATCGTCAACTACGTTGCCCGCACGCAAAACAGTGTCGTACTCAACGACGCCACCCAAATCGGCGACTTTGTGCAAGATGCCTACGTGCAAGCCCATCAGCCCCAGTCCATTCTCTGTGCGCCGCTGCTGAATCAGGGCAAACTGGCGGGCATCGTTTATCTCGAAAACAACCTGACCACGGGGGCGTTCACCCCCAAACGGTTGGAACTGCTGAACCTGATTTCGACCCAGGCGGCGATTTCCATTGAAAATGCGCGGTTGTATACCGACCTAGCGACGTTGAACAAAGCCTATGAGCGCTTTGTGCCGGGGCAATTTTTGCAGCTCTTAGGCAAAGACAGCATCACCAAGGTGGAGCTGGGCGACAGTGTCCGCCAGGAAATGTCCATCCTGTTTTCCGACATTCGCGACTTTACGGCCCTATCCGAAAAGCTCTCCCCCGAAGATAACTTTGCCCTCATTAACAGTTTTCTCAGTCGCATGGATCGCGTCATTGCCGAGCACAACGGCTTTATTGATAAGTACATCGGCGATGCGATCATGGCGCTCTTTAGTGGCTCTGCCGACGAAGCGGTGCAGGGCGGCATTGCCATGCTAGAGCAGTTGCGCGCTTACAACGAGCATCGTTCCCACAACGGCTATCAACCCCTGCGCATCGGCATCGGCATCAATACTGGCTCTTTGATGCTGGGCACGGTCGGCGGCCAAAACCGCATGGATAGTACGGTCATTAGCGATGCCGTCAACCTGGCCTCGCGCATTGAGGGACTGACCAAGGTCTATGACGTGCCCCTGCTCATTGGTGAAGGCACCTTTTTTAACCTGACTGACCACGATCGCTACCACCTGCGCATTGTGGACAAAGCCAAAGTCAAAGGCAAGTCGATCGCCGTGACGGTGTACGAAGTGTTTGACGCCGATGAGCCGGTAATTAAAGCAGGCAAAATCCAAACGCGATCGCAGTTTGAGCAAGGCTTGCTGCTCTACTACAACCAAAAGTTTGGTGAAGCCTACCAACGCTTTCAAGAATGCCTCACCTATAATCCTGGGGATTCCGTTGCCCGAATTTATGTGGAACGCTGTCAGTCACAACTCTGA
- a CDS encoding ArsR/SmtB family transcription factor, producing the protein MEPVSTDVVQQVAAYFSILGEPMRLKILNLLRDGEKCVQDLVEATATSQANVSKHLKVMLQAGMLARRCEGTAAYYSVTDDLTYELCTLVCDRLATRIEQQAQSIRAFSLSPSSRQS; encoded by the coding sequence ATGGAGCCTGTATCCACTGACGTGGTTCAGCAGGTCGCGGCCTACTTCAGCATTCTGGGCGAACCGATGCGGCTCAAGATTTTGAATCTGCTGCGCGATGGCGAAAAATGCGTTCAGGATCTGGTGGAAGCCACCGCAACGAGCCAGGCCAATGTCTCCAAGCATCTCAAGGTGATGCTGCAAGCAGGCATGTTGGCCCGACGCTGCGAGGGCACTGCCGCCTACTACAGCGTGACCGACGATCTGACCTACGAGCTGTGTACCCTGGTGTGCGATCGCCTCGCGACCCGCATTGAGCAGCAAGCCCAGAGCATTCGCGCCTTTAGCCTCTCCCCGTCTTCTCGTCAAAGCTGA
- the proS gene encoding proline--tRNA ligase — protein MRLSQMLFVTLREDPAEAEIPSHKLLLRAGYMRRIASGVYAYLPLLWRVLNKISAIVREEMDATGAQECLLPQLQPSDLWKESGRWDTYTKAEGIMFSLIDRRDQEMGLGPTHEEVITAIARDMIRSYRQLPLNLYQIQTKFRDEIRSRFGLMRGREFIMKDAYSFHADEDSLKATYQDMYTAYTNILQRCGLKFRAVDADSGAIGGSGSTEFMVLADAGEDEVLYTEDGKYAANVEKAISLPADAVPSTFTKFEKLDTPNTPTIESLSQLLKCSPTQIVKNVLYQVVYDTGRTVLVLVNIRGDQDVNDTKLQNELSKLAGNYGASAVIALDVPDEDMQGKWAAKPLPLGYIAPDLADDYIQSGLKDVEPKFLRMVDQTAVDLQNFVTGSNESGYHTVGGNWDQDYPKPSLVVDVREAQAGDRATHDPTQTLKTARGIEIGHIFQLGQKYSQAMGATYTAESGEEVPLWMGCYGVGVSRLAQSAVEQSHDKNGIIWPVAISPYHAIVVVPNVSDEAQMTAAEQLYTDLNAAGVETLLDDRNERAGVKFKDSELVGIPFRIVTGRSLKSGKVEVVQRATGESQEIEIADVVPTLQQWVADAL, from the coding sequence ATGCGCCTCTCTCAGATGTTGTTCGTTACCCTGCGAGAAGACCCCGCTGAGGCGGAAATTCCCAGTCATAAGCTGCTGCTGCGGGCGGGGTATATGCGGCGCATCGCCAGTGGGGTGTATGCCTATTTGCCGCTGCTGTGGCGGGTGCTGAATAAGATTTCGGCCATTGTGCGCGAAGAAATGGATGCCACCGGGGCGCAGGAATGTTTGTTGCCCCAACTGCAGCCGTCCGATCTCTGGAAGGAGTCGGGTCGCTGGGATACCTACACCAAAGCGGAAGGCATCATGTTTTCGCTGATCGATCGCCGCGATCAGGAAATGGGGCTGGGGCCAACCCACGAAGAGGTGATTACCGCGATCGCCCGTGACATGATCCGCTCCTATCGCCAATTACCGCTGAATCTCTATCAAATTCAGACCAAGTTTCGCGACGAAATCCGTTCCCGGTTTGGTCTGATGCGCGGTCGCGAATTCATCATGAAGGATGCCTACTCCTTCCACGCTGATGAAGACAGCCTGAAAGCCACGTATCAGGATATGTACACCGCGTACACCAACATTTTGCAGCGGTGCGGCCTGAAGTTTCGCGCCGTGGATGCGGATTCGGGGGCGATCGGCGGCTCCGGCTCGACCGAGTTCATGGTCCTGGCGGATGCGGGCGAAGACGAGGTGCTGTATACCGAAGACGGCAAATACGCCGCCAACGTGGAAAAGGCGATTTCGTTGCCCGCCGATGCCGTGCCCTCCACGTTCACAAAATTTGAAAAGTTGGACACCCCCAACACCCCGACCATTGAATCGCTATCCCAGCTACTCAAATGCTCGCCCACCCAAATCGTGAAGAACGTACTGTATCAAGTGGTGTACGACACGGGGCGCACCGTGCTCGTGCTGGTCAACATTCGCGGCGATCAGGATGTGAACGACACCAAGTTGCAAAATGAGCTGTCGAAGCTGGCGGGCAATTATGGGGCCAGCGCAGTGATTGCCTTGGACGTTCCCGATGAAGACATGCAGGGCAAGTGGGCCGCCAAACCGCTGCCGCTGGGCTACATTGCGCCAGATCTGGCGGATGACTACATCCAGTCGGGGCTCAAAGATGTGGAGCCGAAGTTCCTCAGAATGGTGGATCAGACTGCCGTTGATTTGCAGAACTTTGTCACCGGGTCGAATGAGTCGGGCTATCACACGGTCGGCGGCAACTGGGATCAGGATTATCCCAAACCGTCGCTGGTGGTGGATGTGCGGGAAGCCCAAGCGGGCGATCGCGCCACCCATGATCCGACCCAAACGCTGAAAACTGCACGCGGCATCGAAATCGGCCATATCTTTCAACTGGGACAAAAATATTCCCAGGCCATGGGCGCGACCTACACCGCCGAATCGGGGGAAGAGGTGCCCCTGTGGATGGGCTGCTACGGCGTCGGCGTTTCGCGTCTCGCCCAGTCAGCGGTGGAGCAATCCCACGATAAGAACGGCATTATCTGGCCAGTAGCGATCTCCCCTTATCACGCGATCGTCGTGGTGCCCAACGTCAGCGATGAGGCCCAGATGACCGCCGCCGAGCAGCTTTATACCGATCTCAACGCCGCCGGGGTCGAGACGCTGCTGGACGATCGCAACGAACGGGCCGGGGTCAAATTTAAGGATTCCGAACTGGTGGGCATTCCTTTCCGGATTGTCACCGGGCGATCGCTGAAAAGTGGCAAAGTCGAAGTGGTGCAGCGAGCCACCGGGGAATCCCAAGAAATCGAGATCGCCGACGTGGTGCCTACCCTCCAACAGTGGGTCGCCGATGCTCTGTAG
- a CDS encoding LmeA family phospholipid-binding protein, with protein sequence MEWITIIISSLFTLISPVGLVADQIAEGLIRDNLYQAELIDVRIDNTPNFRLVGGRVDRVRFAGRGISPIPELRIDVLDVETDPIDIDLPALQDGKFALDEPIQAAMHVVLNTEDINAFLRSPRVQELLNRLEFNLPGASERERNRYGLSNPQVTALEGNRVRVTVDLADRVQQEQVEALVETGIQVVDGHQLVLLDPSIVIDGQAVPQQLIKAFTEGIASELTLKQFDALAVVARVLQFELQPEQINLVVYVRVDPNSPLLDLADE encoded by the coding sequence ATGGAATGGATCACCATCATTATCTCTAGCCTATTCACCCTGATCTCACCCGTCGGGTTAGTGGCGGATCAGATCGCTGAGGGCTTGATTCGCGACAATCTTTATCAGGCTGAACTCATCGATGTGCGGATCGACAATACGCCCAACTTCCGGCTTGTTGGAGGTCGGGTCGATCGCGTCCGCTTTGCCGGACGGGGCATTTCCCCGATTCCCGAACTGCGCATTGACGTGCTCGATGTGGAAACGGATCCTATTGACATTGACTTGCCCGCTCTGCAAGACGGCAAGTTTGCGCTGGATGAGCCGATTCAGGCTGCTATGCATGTGGTGCTCAACACCGAGGATATCAACGCCTTTTTGCGATCGCCCCGTGTGCAAGAACTGCTCAACAGGTTGGAGTTCAATCTGCCCGGAGCCTCCGAACGGGAGCGCAACCGCTATGGCTTGAGCAATCCACAGGTCACTGCCCTGGAAGGCAATCGGGTGCGCGTGACGGTGGATTTGGCCGATCGTGTGCAGCAAGAACAGGTCGAAGCCCTCGTCGAAACCGGCATTCAAGTTGTCGATGGTCATCAGCTGGTGTTGCTAGACCCCAGTATCGTCATTGATGGTCAGGCGGTGCCTCAGCAGCTGATTAAGGCATTTACTGAAGGCATTGCGTCAGAACTCACCCTCAAGCAGTTTGATGCCCTAGCGGTGGTCGCGCGGGTCTTGCAGTTTGAGCTGCAGCCGGAACAGATCAACCTGGTGGTTTACGTGCGGGTTGATCCGAATTCGCCGCTGCTCGATTTGGCCGACGAGTGA
- a CDS encoding GerMN domain-containing protein — MEDKTTRRRPPLGIAIALAAIVLSAGSATAWFTWKAIAPTAPTAEFPELEIDGDAVPEGFDPPATDQIEVPDPPESEVAVNPDQSGTLYWLSADGTTVALNPATIEIPVNASDADALELAFSNLMGGPDSEGFATGIPEQTELLALSVESDGVHVNLSEDFTFGGGSASMIGRLAQIIYTATAFDPDEAVWIDVEGEPLTLLGGEGLEVRQPMTRDDLATDFGVEAPPEG, encoded by the coding sequence ATGGAAGATAAAACGACCCGACGGAGACCCCCCTTAGGGATTGCGATCGCCCTCGCCGCGATCGTCCTCAGTGCTGGTAGTGCCACCGCCTGGTTTACCTGGAAAGCGATCGCCCCGACGGCCCCGACCGCCGAATTTCCGGAACTCGAAATCGACGGCGACGCCGTCCCCGAGGGCTTTGATCCGCCCGCTACCGACCAGATCGAAGTCCCCGATCCACCGGAATCGGAGGTGGCGGTCAATCCCGATCAGTCGGGAACGCTTTACTGGCTCTCGGCAGACGGTACGACTGTCGCCCTGAACCCCGCCACCATTGAAATCCCCGTCAATGCGAGCGATGCGGATGCCCTAGAACTGGCTTTCAGCAATCTCATGGGTGGCCCGGACAGTGAGGGGTTCGCCACTGGCATTCCTGAGCAAACCGAACTGCTGGCCCTCTCGGTGGAGTCCGATGGGGTGCATGTCAATCTGTCGGAAGATTTCACCTTCGGTGGCGGCAGTGCCTCGATGATTGGCCGCTTGGCTCAGATCATCTACACCGCCACGGCCTTTGACCCTGATGAGGCGGTATGGATTGATGTCGAAGGTGAGCCGCTGACGCTGCTCGGGGGTGAAGGCTTAGAAGTGCGACAGCCGATGACTCGCGATGATTTGGCTACCGACTTTGGCGTTGAAGCGCCGCCGGAAGGTTAG